A segment of the Acidobacteriota bacterium genome:
CGGCGTCGGCGGCAACCCCGGGGATGGACCCGGAGCCCGAACCGACCTCCGGGGCGGGCGGAGACCAGGAGGGCTAGAGAGCATGAAGATCAGTGCACGGCATCGTGACAACGTCACGATCCTTGACGCCAAGGGCAAGATCACTATCGGAGTCGGAGACGTCGCCCTGCGGGAGGCGGTTCACGAGGCGCTGAATGCGGGCGCGCGCAACGTCCTGATCAACCTCGCCGACGTGGCGACCATCGACTCGTCCGGCATCGGCGAGCTGGTCAGCACCTACACCACGGTGACCAACCGCGGTGGCAAGCTCAAGCTGCTCGGTATGCCGGCGAAGATCGCCGACCTGATGCAGGTGACGCAGCTGATCACCGTCTTCGAGACCTTCGACGACGAGGACGAAGCGGTCCACAGCTTCTGATCGCCGTCCGGCTCTCGCGCCGGGCCGCCATTGTCGGCTCGCCGTCGGGAGCGTCCATCGGAACGCCGCCGCGGTCGGACGATCGTGGCGGCGATCACCCTTCCCATCGATTCGACCTGTTCCAACGCGCCTGCGGACCTCCTCGGGTCCCACGGGAGGAACCGCCCATGAGGGCTCGCCGTCTGTCGATCGATCCTCTCTCCCGCCCGGTGCGGCAGGGTGGGGCATGACTGCTCCTGCCCTCGGCGGGGCGCTGGTCGCCTTCGGAGCGCGAGTCGAGCAGCGCTTGCCGGAGCTGATCCCGGGCCTCGAGGAGCGTCCCGGCCCGGTTCACCGCACCATGCACTACGCCCTCACCGGGCGGGGCAAGCGGTTGCGGCCGATCCTCACCCTGGCGGTGGCGGAGATCTTCGGCTCGCGCCACGAGGCAGTGGTCGATCTCGGTTGTGCGGTCGAGATGGTGCACGCCTGCTCGCTGATCTTCGATGACCTGCCGGCGCAGGACGATGCCTCCCTGCGGCGCGGCCGCCCGACGGCTCACCGCGCCCACGGTGAAGACATGGCGCAGCTCGCCGGCTTGGCGCTGCTGAGCCGCGCCTATGCGGTGGTCGCCGAGTGCGGTCAGCGTCTACCGCTGAAGCGCTACACCAGCGAGGACATGGTGCACCATCTGGCGGCCGCCATCGGGACCCATGGATTGATCGGAGGCCAGGCGCTCGATTTGCGCAGTCAGCCGGAAGAGCTCGACCTCGAGACCCTCGAGTACATTCACAGCCACAAGACCGGGGCTCTGTTCATCGCCGCCGGAGAGCTCGGAGCGATGGCCGCCGGGGCGCGGCGGCGGGATCTCGAGCTGGTGACCCGCTTCGCCAAGAATCTCGGTCTGGCGTTCCAGATCACCGATGACCTGCTCGACGTCCTCGCCAGCTCCGCCGAGACCGGCAAGGACAGTGGTCAGGACAGCGACAAGGTGACCTTCGTCAAGCTGCTGGGAGTCGACGGTGCTCAAACCCTCGCCGCCGAGCTGCTCGACTTCGCCATCGAATCGCTGGCGCCCCTCGGGCGGCGGGCCACCATGCTCCGTCAGCTCGCCGAGTTCGTGCGCCACCGCGGTCACTGACCTTCCTCGGCGACCTTAGAATTGCATCGCCATGCAGGGAATTCAGCAGCACAGGGGCTGGACGTGATCCGCAGGAGCCAGCCTTGAGTCGGGGCTCGCGGGACCTCGAGCAGGTGCGCTCGGAGCTGCGCCGGCTGGGCTATCTCAGCGATCGCTTCGACCGCTTTCTGCTGCAGGATGCCTTCCGGCCACAACGCTCCTGGCTCGGCATCATCGAGCTGGCCTTGCGGGTCGGTGCCCTGGTGGGCTGTCTGGTCGCCCTGGTGGCGGCCTTTGCCTTGGCGACGGCCAACGGCAACCTCGAGCGCACGCCCCTCGATCTGGTTCCCCTCTTCCTGCATCTGCTGGTGCCGGCGACCCTGCTCTCCGGTTTGGCCTTCCTGGCTTTGTGTGCCGTTCTCGTGGTGGTGCTGCGGATCTATCCGGTGCGCCGCATCGAGACCCTCAGCTTGACCGCCGCCCTGTTGCTCGGAGCGGGGGTCCTCGGAGTCTTCCTGTGGCGCATGCGCGATCTCCTCGCCGGGCGGCCGACCTGGTGGATCGTGCTCGCTGCCCTCGCCCTGCTGCCGGCCCTCTATGCCGTCATCAAACTGGTTTCGGACGGCTTGCTGGCCCTCGCCATTCGACTCACCCATCGCACTCCGAGCGGTCGTTTCCTGTCGCGTCGGCGGGCGACCGTCGCGGTGCTGGTGGCGGCCTTCGTGCCGGTCTTGCCGGCCCTGATGGCGGTCAACCAACGGCCACCGGAAGCGCCCCCGGCATTGCCGGCCAGTCCCGGTGAGCGGGTGGTCCTGATCGGCATCGACGGCGCTCTCGGTGAGGAAGTGGATTACCTCCTCAGTCGCGGCGAGCTGCCGGCGGTGGCCGCCCTGCGCCGCGCCGGCGCCGGCTGGTTCGACTATCAGCGACCGGACGGGCCCCCGGCGGATTTCTGGACCCGCATCGCGACCGGCGTTTCTTCGCCCTCCCACGGCGTCACCGCCCTCGACAGCTTCCGCCCCCTCGGCGTGGCGACGCCGCTCAGCCAGTCCGGGCCGCTACGCCGCTTCTGGCAAGGCGTCGAGGTGCCCCTCGGCCTCGCCGAGTACGCGCCCGTGCTCTCCAACCGGCGCCGGGTGTTCTCTTTCTGGGAGCTCGCCTCGCGCGGCGGTGCCCCGGTTCTGGCGATCAACTGGTGGACGACCTTCCCGGCCGAGGAGCTGCCCGGTCTGGTGGTTTCCCACGGCGCCTACCAGATGCTGGCCGAGGGGGTCGCCGGAGTGGTCGCGCCGGCGAGCCGTCGGTCCGAGGTCGAGGCCTGGCGAGGCGAGTCGGCCGACGATCAGACCCTGGTGCCGGAAGTGCCGGCCTTTCAGGCGGTCGCCGACCGTGCCCTGCTACCGGACCGTTTCTATCGTTCGGCTTTCCGCCAAGGCTTCACCCAGCTACAGCCGCGCGCCGCCGCCGTCTACCTGTCGG
Coding sequences within it:
- a CDS encoding STAS domain-containing protein; the protein is MKISARHRDNVTILDAKGKITIGVGDVALREAVHEALNAGARNVLINLADVATIDSSGIGELVSTYTTVTNRGGKLKLLGMPAKIADLMQVTQLITVFETFDDEDEAVHSF
- a CDS encoding polyprenyl synthetase family protein, yielding MTAPALGGALVAFGARVEQRLPELIPGLEERPGPVHRTMHYALTGRGKRLRPILTLAVAEIFGSRHEAVVDLGCAVEMVHACSLIFDDLPAQDDASLRRGRPTAHRAHGEDMAQLAGLALLSRAYAVVAECGQRLPLKRYTSEDMVHHLAAAIGTHGLIGGQALDLRSQPEELDLETLEYIHSHKTGALFIAAGELGAMAAGARRRDLELVTRFAKNLGLAFQITDDLLDVLASSAETGKDSGQDSDKVTFVKLLGVDGAQTLAAELLDFAIESLAPLGRRATMLRQLAEFVRHRGH
- a CDS encoding alkaline phosphatase family protein, with protein sequence MSRGSRDLEQVRSELRRLGYLSDRFDRFLLQDAFRPQRSWLGIIELALRVGALVGCLVALVAAFALATANGNLERTPLDLVPLFLHLLVPATLLSGLAFLALCAVLVVVLRIYPVRRIETLSLTAALLLGAGVLGVFLWRMRDLLAGRPTWWIVLAALALLPALYAVIKLVSDGLLALAIRLTHRTPSGRFLSRRRATVAVLVAAFVPVLPALMAVNQRPPEAPPALPASPGERVVLIGIDGALGEEVDYLLSRGELPAVAALRRAGAGWFDYQRPDGPPADFWTRIATGVSSPSHGVTALDSFRPLGVATPLSQSGPLRRFWQGVEVPLGLAEYAPVLSNRRRVFSFWELASRGGAPVLAINWWTTFPAEELPGLVVSHGAYQMLAEGVAGVVAPASRRSEVEAWRGESADDQTLVPEVPAFQAVADRALLPDRFYRSAFRQGFTQLQPRAAAVYLSALDLAADGWSGGAVAFADLVRDELAAADRLIGTVMAELDGEPATVVWVVDPGRRGGAGRVLVARSGACRGARGEVAPEAVAASLLRALGLPQSGELPAPVAGCSWPLPSLEVASFGPRQPDPTGATDDEEYLESLRALGYL